The following are encoded in a window of Candidatus Binatia bacterium genomic DNA:
- a CDS encoding HAMP domain-containing sensor histidine kinase yields the protein MKPPQVSDEFARETGDLTARRCRIGLLVYLLFAAAGAVAEWRVYPQRGSLLLATLAVEAVVVCAVLLTTRKPITHPKSAWIVLLASVSVCSILALYNAAVDGDMLYVLLTYMSFMLVAAMVIPWGAGFQLAMNVGIIAAYSVALAGGARTGPVPAYDFLAIAAGAVISTLGAHYVEEYRRRLFAQAAALRQANRSLEAATRARMELLSGLSHDMRTPLSVVMGYAEILVDDPALSENLRQPVHSIAREAKELLYLVDSVLDLARLESGRLPFHRSTFRLAELVQPLRETTTDLLRDRSVHLRWEIPDTLTVDSDEGKVREIVRNLLSNAVKYTLEGEIAISAAPNDGGTDIVVADTGIGIAPEHLDLIFDPFHRVAPEGDAHLPGSGFGLYMVKLLVALVGGTIDVQSVPNGGSTFHVWLPPQPPSSVLSAGS from the coding sequence ATGAAGCCCCCACAGGTCTCAGACGAGTTTGCACGCGAAACGGGCGACCTCACCGCACGCCGGTGTAGGATCGGACTGCTCGTCTATCTCCTCTTCGCCGCGGCCGGTGCCGTGGCAGAATGGCGGGTATATCCCCAGCGCGGGTCGCTGCTCCTGGCGACGCTCGCCGTTGAAGCCGTGGTGGTCTGCGCCGTTTTGCTGACCACGCGTAAGCCGATCACACACCCGAAAAGCGCGTGGATCGTGCTTCTCGCAAGTGTCAGCGTGTGTTCGATCTTGGCGCTCTACAATGCGGCGGTCGATGGCGACATGCTCTACGTGCTGCTCACCTACATGAGCTTCATGCTGGTCGCGGCGATGGTCATCCCCTGGGGGGCAGGGTTCCAGCTCGCAATGAACGTCGGCATCATCGCCGCCTACTCGGTGGCCCTTGCCGGCGGCGCCAGAACAGGCCCGGTACCGGCATACGATTTCCTCGCCATCGCGGCGGGCGCGGTGATCTCCACACTCGGAGCCCACTACGTCGAGGAGTACCGCCGCCGGCTCTTCGCGCAGGCCGCGGCGTTGCGCCAGGCGAACCGTAGCCTGGAGGCCGCCACGCGGGCGCGCATGGAGCTGCTCAGCGGCTTGTCGCACGACATGCGCACGCCACTTTCGGTGGTGATGGGCTACGCCGAAATCCTCGTGGATGATCCGGCATTGAGCGAAAATCTGCGCCAACCGGTGCACAGCATCGCCCGCGAAGCGAAAGAACTGCTGTACCTGGTCGACAGCGTCCTCGATTTGGCGCGACTCGAATCCGGCCGCCTGCCGTTTCATCGCTCGACCTTCCGCCTGGCGGAACTGGTCCAACCGTTGCGCGAGACGACGACAGACCTCCTGCGTGACCGCAGCGTGCACTTACGTTGGGAGATCCCGGACACGCTGACGGTCGACAGCGATGAGGGCAAGGTACGTGAAATCGTCCGCAACCTGCTGTCGAACGCCGTCAAGTATACGCTCGAAGGCGAGATCGCCATATCGGCCGCGCCCAATGACGGCGGCACCGACATTGTGGTGGCTGACACCGGCATCGGTATCGCCCCTGAGCACCTGGACCTGATCTTCGACCCCTTTCACCGGGTCGCCCCGGAGGGCGATGCACACCTGCCAGGCTCGGGCTTCGGCCTCTACATGGTGAAGCTACTGGTGGCGCTCGTGGGCGGCACCATTGACGTGCAAAGCGTGCCGAACGGCGGCAGCACGTTCCATGTCTGGTTACCGCCGCAGCCGCCGAGTTCAGTCCTGAGTGCTGGGTCCTGA